A section of the Thermotoga caldifontis AZM44c09 genome encodes:
- a CDS encoding ABC transporter substrate-binding protein: MKRFLVALALFSALLVFAATKVSMVYWPGPESEAMQKVVDYWNSTTGKKLGIEVEIINFSREGFWEKQETLLNARSSAVDIVFVATYIIGRLAPHLVPLEGFSLDPQVFIASALESMSFEGFLYGLPLDVSNHFLYYRKDLLDKLLTDTSWKAKYEELSEKYLGVRMSPKKPEEWNWDDYKAMAIFFTKKYNPESPTEYGNVLQMKNLVYNIMIWNDTLWSMGGTWFDENGNFKINTEPAKKAAALYKELLDLGTVPPGVMTYEFGEANEAFKTGKAFMMIQWSAAYHILTDKKESPLVFDKVAIGPIPGPKPSTHVHCLGVALSKYSKKKDAALKFLSFLASEEAMKMYAENGGIPPVEPVLRSLGDKRPEFPAIAEHVKKYGYVESTSGETMAILEILSNKLTAYWAGQLELEKALEEAQRECETLLRK, from the coding sequence ATGAAGAGGTTTCTGGTGGCACTGGCATTGTTCTCAGCGCTCTTAGTTTTCGCAGCTACGAAAGTTTCCATGGTTTACTGGCCTGGTCCTGAAAGCGAAGCGATGCAGAAGGTTGTAGATTACTGGAACTCAACCACTGGAAAAAAACTAGGGATCGAGGTTGAGATTATCAATTTCAGTAGGGAGGGTTTCTGGGAGAAACAAGAAACCCTTCTGAATGCCCGATCATCTGCTGTAGACATCGTTTTCGTGGCGACCTACATAATCGGAAGACTCGCGCCCCATCTGGTCCCATTGGAAGGATTCAGCTTGGACCCGCAAGTTTTCATAGCTTCAGCCCTTGAAAGTATGTCTTTCGAAGGATTTCTGTACGGTCTACCTTTGGATGTCAGTAATCATTTCCTGTACTATCGAAAAGATCTTCTCGACAAACTCCTGACGGATACCTCCTGGAAGGCGAAGTACGAAGAGCTGAGTGAAAAATATCTTGGTGTAAGAATGTCGCCGAAGAAACCGGAAGAATGGAATTGGGATGATTACAAAGCAATGGCAATATTCTTCACAAAGAAATACAACCCGGAGTCACCTACAGAGTACGGGAATGTATTGCAGATGAAGAATCTCGTCTACAACATAATGATCTGGAACGATACGCTTTGGTCTATGGGTGGAACATGGTTCGATGAAAATGGAAACTTCAAAATCAACACTGAGCCGGCTAAGAAAGCGGCGGCACTTTACAAGGAATTGTTAGATCTTGGTACAGTTCCTCCAGGCGTCATGACATATGAATTTGGAGAAGCCAACGAAGCTTTTAAAACGGGGAAGGCTTTCATGATGATCCAATGGTCGGCGGCATACCATATCCTCACAGATAAGAAGGAATCACCTCTGGTGTTCGACAAAGTTGCGATTGGACCTATACCGGGCCCAAAACCTTCAACACATGTGCATTGCCTCGGTGTTGCACTCAGCAAATACAGTAAGAAAAAGGACGCAGCCTTAAAATTCCTATCGTTCTTGGCAAGTGAGGAAGCAATGAAGATGTACGCTGAGAATGGTGGAATACCTCCTGTTGAGCCTGTGCTACGGTCCCTCGGTGACAAGAGACCTGAATTTCCAGCAATCGCTGAGCACGTGAAAAAATACGGGTATGTGGAGAGTACTTCTGGTGAAACCATGGCGATTCTCGAAATCTTGTCCAACAAGTTAACTGCTTATTGGGCTGGACAACTCGAGCTTGAAAAGGCTCTTGAGGAGGCACAACGTGAGTGTGAAACTCTTTTGAGGAAGTGA
- a CDS encoding pyrimidine dimer DNA glycosylase/endonuclease V encodes MRLWSISPEYLDVKGLLAVWREGLLAKKVLEGKTKGYRNHPQLVRFKNCSEPLIAINSFLYFVFEEARKRGYSFDTSRIDASIVLTRMIPVTTGQVEYEFHHLCRKLSLRDPERYKNVCAEIPDEIRVNPVFYIVEGPIEPWEKV; translated from the coding sequence GTGAGGCTGTGGTCGATATCTCCTGAATATCTGGATGTGAAAGGTTTGCTCGCAGTGTGGCGGGAAGGATTGCTCGCGAAGAAGGTGCTTGAGGGAAAAACGAAGGGTTACAGGAACCATCCACAGCTTGTCAGGTTCAAAAACTGCAGCGAACCGCTAATAGCGATAAATTCCTTTCTCTATTTCGTGTTCGAAGAGGCCAGAAAGAGAGGCTACAGCTTCGATACTTCCAGGATCGATGCGAGCATCGTCCTGACGAGGATGATTCCCGTCACCACCGGCCAGGTTGAATACGAATTTCACCATCTGTGTAGGAAATTGAGTCTCAGAGACCCTGAGCGATACAAAAACGTGTGTGCAGAGATTCCAGACGAGATACGCGTGAATCCTGTTTTTTACATCGTCGAAGGTCCCATCGAACCGTGGGAAAAGGTTTGA
- a CDS encoding GNAT family N-acetyltransferase produces MREYRLHFSRAEPHEAQEFAELTLMSGESFLEALFGPKVKDVLKTLYVETSNLFSHECCVFARLERKVVGMMLGYDRSYAVKNRLRTGRLLLEQLGLLKLFRLIKLDRALGRHEEGEFYLSNFAVYPQYRGKGFGKEMLEYCFDWAKKLGCSTVRLDVEKNNEIAMRLYSKMGFEVERESKIRLANRTFEFVRMCRTI; encoded by the coding sequence ATGCGAGAATACAGATTGCATTTTTCGCGAGCCGAACCTCACGAAGCACAGGAATTCGCCGAACTGACGCTCATGAGCGGGGAAAGCTTCCTCGAAGCACTGTTTGGCCCGAAGGTGAAAGACGTCCTCAAAACGCTGTACGTGGAAACTTCGAATCTCTTCAGCCATGAGTGCTGTGTTTTTGCCAGATTGGAACGAAAGGTCGTCGGAATGATGCTCGGTTACGATCGTTCGTACGCGGTGAAGAACAGATTGAGAACTGGCAGATTGCTCCTCGAACAGCTCGGATTGTTGAAGTTGTTTCGCCTCATCAAGCTTGACAGGGCGCTTGGAAGACACGAAGAGGGAGAATTCTACCTCAGCAACTTCGCAGTCTACCCGCAGTACAGAGGCAAAGGTTTCGGGAAAGAGATGCTCGAGTATTGTTTCGATTGGGCCAAAAAATTGGGCTGTTCGACTGTGCGTCTTGACGTTGAAAAGAACAACGAGATCGCGATGAGACTGTATTCGAAGATGGGTTTCGAAGTCGAAAGAGAGTCGAAGATCAGGCTCGCGAATCGAACGTTCGAATTCGTCAGGATGTGCAGAACGATTTGA
- a CDS encoding ROK family protein: MIIAAVDMGGTSIKGALIRDDRMGEMIVKLVCRKNPLKSLIEFIDELVFQVHDNSCIIDAIAIASAGRIDSERGVVLYASPNIPNWTGTPLAKILSERYKTPCFVLNDARAAALGEARIRNVDNLVMLTIGTGLGGGIIVNGKLIHGVHYEAGEIGHTILKPNGRSCNCGKRGCAEQYISMRVLHRYSGIKDRRQLLEMFQKQEERVIRAVERMCEDLAVLVDKLFLTLDPSLVVIGGGFSELGPYALEILRKKAEPYASRSLYNTSQIELSMLKNEAGMIGAAIYAQEKLSGVVNCD, from the coding sequence ATGATCATTGCGGCTGTGGATATGGGTGGGACATCAATCAAGGGTGCTCTGATTCGGGATGATAGAATGGGCGAAATGATCGTTAAACTAGTCTGCAGAAAAAATCCTTTAAAGTCCCTGATCGAATTCATCGATGAGTTAGTTTTTCAGGTCCATGATAATAGTTGTATTATTGACGCTATAGCTATAGCCAGCGCAGGAAGGATAGATTCAGAACGTGGAGTTGTACTGTACGCTTCGCCAAACATTCCAAACTGGACAGGCACTCCCTTAGCTAAGATTTTATCGGAGCGCTACAAGACGCCATGTTTTGTGCTCAACGACGCGAGAGCAGCTGCGCTCGGTGAGGCCAGGATCCGGAACGTCGACAACTTAGTGATGCTGACCATTGGTACAGGGTTAGGTGGAGGGATTATAGTAAACGGGAAATTGATTCATGGCGTGCACTATGAGGCTGGTGAAATAGGACACACGATTCTTAAACCGAACGGCAGAAGCTGTAACTGTGGCAAGAGAGGTTGTGCGGAACAGTATATATCCATGAGAGTACTACACAGGTACAGTGGTATAAAGGATAGAAGGCAGCTGCTGGAGATGTTCCAGAAGCAGGAAGAGAGAGTCATCAGGGCCGTCGAACGTATGTGTGAAGATCTGGCTGTGCTGGTTGATAAGCTCTTCTTGACGCTTGATCCAAGCCTCGTAGTCATTGGAGGGGGATTCTCTGAGCTTGGGCCGTATGCACTTGAGATACTCAGAAAAAAGGCGGAACCGTACGCGAGTAGATCCCTGTACAACACGTCACAAATAGAACTTTCAATGCTCAAGAACGAAGCGGGTATGATCGGTGCGGCAATTTATGCACAGGAGAAACTCTCCGGGGTGGTGAATTGTGATTGA
- a CDS encoding tripartite tricarboxylate transporter substrate binding protein: protein MKAKLLTMVVLSALAVSLFAAYPDRPLNFIAPGGPGGGWDTTIRVVAQVLKETGLVTQPIVVTNMPGGGGGVGLAHMQTKKGDPYTIIVFSPPLLLINLTGQTQYSFRDLTPLVMLIHDYGAFAVSKKSKFNSITEVMEALKKDPKSVKVGGISAFGSMDHIQFLIAAKAAGVQNLKDITYVSFQEGEHLAALLGGHIDVLSTGLAEVTTAFQTGTIKVLAITAPQRVSGILANVPTLKEEGIDAEFVNWRGLFGPPEMPDYAVEYWINTLSKMVQTMEWERYVAKYNWTKAFMPGKEFLNYLEKVNEEYKAVLKELALYKGE from the coding sequence ATGAAGGCGAAACTTCTCACGATGGTCGTTCTATCTGCCCTGGCCGTGTCACTCTTCGCAGCTTATCCAGACAGACCTCTCAACTTCATAGCGCCCGGTGGACCTGGAGGCGGATGGGACACGACGATAAGGGTCGTAGCACAGGTTCTGAAGGAAACAGGTCTTGTCACTCAACCGATCGTTGTCACAAACATGCCCGGTGGTGGCGGAGGAGTGGGCCTGGCGCACATGCAGACCAAGAAAGGTGATCCTTACACAATTATTGTCTTCTCGCCTCCGTTGTTGCTGATCAACTTGACCGGCCAGACGCAGTACTCTTTCAGAGATCTAACTCCACTGGTGATGCTCATACACGACTACGGTGCCTTCGCGGTCTCGAAGAAGTCCAAGTTCAACAGCATCACCGAAGTGATGGAAGCTCTGAAGAAGGACCCAAAGAGTGTCAAGGTGGGTGGCATATCTGCCTTCGGTTCTATGGATCACATTCAGTTCCTGATCGCCGCAAAGGCTGCCGGGGTTCAGAACCTCAAGGACATAACCTACGTGTCGTTCCAGGAGGGTGAGCACCTTGCCGCCCTGCTCGGAGGACACATCGACGTGCTTTCAACCGGTCTCGCCGAGGTTACAACGGCATTCCAGACGGGTACCATAAAGGTTCTCGCCATCACGGCCCCTCAAAGAGTTTCTGGAATCCTCGCGAACGTACCGACCTTGAAGGAAGAAGGCATCGACGCAGAATTTGTGAACTGGCGCGGTTTGTTCGGGCCACCGGAGATGCCAGACTACGCAGTGGAGTACTGGATAAACACACTGTCAAAGATGGTACAAACGATGGAATGGGAAAGGTACGTGGCAAAGTACAACTGGACCAAGGCGTTCATGCCCGGCAAAGAGTTCCTGAACTATCTGGAGAAGGTCAACGAAGAATACAAAGCGGTGCTAAAAGAGCTCGCTCTGTACAAGGGTGAATGA
- a CDS encoding tripartite tricarboxylate transporter permease, translating to MATLEYLMYGFKVVFLPSNFFWLTLGCFLGTIIGMLPGLGPATGIALLLPLTFVMKPETALITMCAIFYGAMFGGSRSSILLNIPGDGSAVASCFDGYPMTLKGEAEAALAISAIASFIGGLISSIAFVLLALPLAKIALMFGPPEYFALMVLALTATASMSEGKVLKGLLSMALGLMISMVGLDPQSGVSRFTFGNLELQGGIDFVVVIIGIYGLGEVFKNLEKIGRGEMLQPIKKKFGKIWITKEQWKRSLVPMLRATPIGFLIGILPGAGGTIAALMSYNVEKRLSKEPERFGKGAIEGLAAPEAANNACSIGAILPTLTLGIPGSGTAAIMLGALMIYGLQPGPLLFEFHPEIGWGVVASLFVGNFVAAIMNLPLAGLLVRILAVPPKILYPLITALCFIGVYAINLSVVDFYLLILFGVLGYAMRKLEIPTAPMILASVVGRKFEQSFRQSLMISGGDFSIFFKSGISVTLLILAVLSLVYPVISAAMRKKRHAI from the coding sequence ATGGCTACGTTGGAGTATTTGATGTACGGATTCAAAGTTGTTTTCCTGCCATCCAACTTTTTCTGGCTGACACTTGGATGCTTCTTGGGCACCATCATCGGTATGCTCCCGGGTCTCGGACCGGCCACGGGCATAGCCTTACTTTTGCCGTTAACATTCGTCATGAAACCAGAGACTGCTTTGATAACAATGTGTGCGATCTTCTATGGTGCGATGTTCGGGGGCTCAAGGAGTTCGATTTTGCTGAACATCCCAGGTGATGGTTCGGCTGTGGCGTCGTGCTTCGATGGTTACCCGATGACTCTGAAGGGAGAGGCAGAAGCAGCACTGGCGATATCAGCGATAGCGTCTTTCATAGGCGGTTTGATATCTTCAATCGCTTTCGTCTTATTGGCTCTGCCACTCGCAAAGATCGCACTCATGTTCGGACCACCGGAGTACTTCGCCTTGATGGTCCTCGCTCTCACGGCAACGGCTTCCATGTCCGAAGGAAAGGTTCTGAAAGGCCTTCTTTCCATGGCCCTCGGCTTGATGATCTCGATGGTTGGACTCGACCCCCAATCTGGGGTTTCCAGGTTCACCTTTGGCAACCTTGAACTGCAGGGTGGGATAGATTTTGTCGTGGTGATCATAGGTATCTACGGTCTGGGTGAAGTTTTCAAAAATCTGGAAAAAATTGGCCGCGGAGAGATGTTGCAGCCGATAAAGAAAAAGTTCGGCAAAATCTGGATCACCAAAGAGCAGTGGAAACGCAGCTTGGTACCGATGCTCAGGGCAACACCCATAGGTTTCTTGATAGGTATCCTGCCAGGTGCTGGTGGTACCATAGCGGCCCTCATGTCGTACAACGTTGAAAAAAGGCTTTCGAAAGAACCTGAAAGGTTCGGTAAAGGAGCAATAGAAGGTCTGGCCGCACCGGAAGCAGCGAACAACGCTTGTTCCATCGGTGCGATACTTCCCACACTCACGCTGGGTATTCCAGGTTCTGGAACCGCTGCGATCATGCTTGGAGCTTTGATGATCTACGGTCTTCAACCTGGGCCGCTCCTGTTCGAGTTCCATCCAGAGATCGGTTGGGGTGTGGTCGCGAGTTTGTTCGTTGGTAACTTCGTGGCCGCCATTATGAACCTTCCACTCGCTGGTTTGCTTGTGAGAATCCTGGCAGTTCCGCCGAAGATACTCTATCCTCTGATAACGGCTCTGTGTTTCATAGGAGTTTACGCCATCAACCTGAGCGTCGTGGATTTCTATCTGCTGATTCTGTTCGGTGTTCTCGGTTATGCAATGAGAAAGCTTGAAATTCCAACTGCTCCCATGATACTCGCCAGTGTCGTGGGCAGAAAGTTTGAGCAATCCTTCAGACAATCTTTGATGATCTCTGGAGGAGATTTTTCCATCTTCTTCAAATCCGGCATATCGGTGACTCTGCTGATTCTGGCAGTTTTGTCGCTCGTTTATCCTGTCATCTCGGCAGCGATGAGGAAGAAACGCCACGCGATATAA
- a CDS encoding tripartite tricarboxylate transporter TctB family protein, whose protein sequence is MKDKYLSAVVLAFGVIYTIAAWNLPRAPVGNPLGPVYFPLGLGLLVTIIGFLMLLQSLKVRHEEHAPLKLGKSAYQILATLALCVAYALMFNRLGFLLSSFIFLSALLILLNGPRKWLMSLSISIIYTVGVWYLFEKVFLINLP, encoded by the coding sequence ATGAAAGATAAATACCTGTCTGCCGTGGTGCTTGCTTTTGGAGTTATTTACACGATCGCCGCCTGGAATTTGCCCAGAGCTCCTGTTGGAAATCCTCTCGGACCTGTTTATTTTCCACTCGGACTTGGATTACTCGTGACGATAATAGGTTTCTTGATGCTTTTACAGAGTCTGAAAGTGCGTCATGAAGAACACGCACCCTTAAAACTCGGAAAAAGTGCATACCAAATTTTAGCGACCCTCGCGCTTTGTGTGGCCTATGCGTTGATGTTCAACAGGCTTGGATTTTTACTTTCCTCTTTTATTTTCTTGAGTGCCCTTTTGATTCTACTGAACGGACCCAGAAAATGGTTGATGAGCCTTAGCATTTCCATAATCTACACCGTTGGGGTCTGGTATCTGTTCGAGAAAGTCTTCCTGATAAACCTCCCGTAG
- a CDS encoding GntR family transcriptional regulator: protein MEAIKRASLKEEVLSKIKEFIMKGRFAPGQRIVIDALAKELGVSVTPVREALHHLAAEGLVSIEPRKGFTVKKWEAKEIEDLLYLRMYLEKLAVKLFIEKASERDINDLAAIIERMDRSVEASDLESLTALNSQFHRKILQGSGNQELLKIMESLSAKLHRVRILSLSYPGRMGQSRTEHRTIFEAIKARDIPKAEKAVEEHIKNVMTVLLKRAQEGLI from the coding sequence GTGGAAGCCATAAAACGTGCTTCTTTGAAGGAAGAAGTTCTCAGTAAAATCAAAGAATTCATAATGAAGGGACGATTCGCACCCGGTCAAAGGATCGTGATCGATGCACTGGCGAAAGAACTCGGTGTCAGTGTCACACCAGTCAGGGAAGCACTGCACCACCTCGCAGCCGAAGGATTGGTCTCAATCGAGCCGAGGAAAGGGTTCACGGTGAAGAAATGGGAAGCTAAGGAAATAGAAGATCTACTGTATCTGAGGATGTACCTTGAAAAACTGGCCGTGAAGCTGTTCATCGAAAAGGCCTCAGAGCGGGATATAAACGATCTTGCAGCGATCATCGAGCGGATGGACAGATCCGTGGAAGCTTCCGATCTGGAAAGTTTGACAGCGCTCAATTCGCAGTTTCACAGAAAAATCCTGCAGGGTTCAGGGAACCAGGAACTCCTCAAGATCATGGAATCTTTGAGTGCGAAGCTTCACAGAGTGAGAATTCTTTCGCTTTCGTACCCGGGCAGGATGGGGCAGTCACGTACCGAACACAGAACCATCTTCGAAGCCATAAAGGCGAGAGACATCCCCAAGGCGGAAAAAGCCGTGGAAGAACACATCAAGAATGTCATGACTGTACTTCTAAAGAGGGCGCAGGAAGGATTGATCTGA
- a CDS encoding carbohydrate ABC transporter permease, with the protein MTVYLVVSAINISLKEVYFGFLESSPFVGFKNYVQVFRSPAFWNAMRFSLFFGSITTVLELFLGFLLAYFYYSKFRGLRLPFTLLITPILMAPSLFGLMNRILLNNFIGLIPGYIKFFFGLDLDLFAPKNVFWTLVFVDALQWTPFTFLVIYAALISIPPQLIEAANIDGAKRLHIINYIVIPYVTPALIVSGFLRFLESFRVFDTVYVLTGGGPGSLTTSISIYIYRVGFTMGNQGLASAVGMTLFAFMMIPAFIFSKLMKRRW; encoded by the coding sequence TTGACAGTTTATCTGGTTGTCTCCGCGATAAACATAAGTTTGAAGGAGGTCTACTTCGGTTTTTTAGAGAGCTCACCTTTCGTGGGATTCAAAAACTATGTTCAGGTGTTTCGATCTCCAGCTTTCTGGAATGCAATGCGATTCAGCTTGTTTTTTGGTTCGATCACAACTGTTCTTGAGCTATTTTTAGGCTTTTTGCTAGCCTATTTCTATTACAGCAAATTTCGTGGACTAAGATTGCCATTCACTCTCTTAATAACACCGATCCTTATGGCGCCTTCACTATTTGGTTTGATGAACAGGATACTATTGAACAATTTCATAGGGCTTATTCCTGGCTATATAAAGTTTTTCTTTGGTTTAGACCTAGACTTATTCGCTCCCAAGAATGTGTTCTGGACTCTTGTATTCGTTGATGCCCTTCAGTGGACTCCTTTCACTTTTCTCGTCATATACGCAGCCCTGATATCAATACCACCTCAATTAATCGAAGCAGCTAATATAGATGGTGCGAAACGTTTACACATAATCAACTACATTGTTATTCCATACGTAACTCCCGCACTCATTGTAAGTGGATTTCTGAGGTTCCTTGAGTCTTTCAGAGTATTCGACACAGTTTATGTTCTAACTGGCGGTGGTCCAGGTTCCTTGACAACCAGCATAAGTATCTACATCTACAGAGTTGGTTTCACGATGGGAAATCAGGGTCTTGCTAGCGCCGTTGGAATGACTTTGTTCGCATTCATGATGATACCAGCTTTCATTTTCAGCAAGCTAATGAAAAGAAGGTGGTAA
- a CDS encoding MurR/RpiR family transcriptional regulator produces the protein MIENVEALIRANHHRFTKKETALARYILENPEKVVYMTITELTDELKLGQGTIIRFCQKIGFPGFHAFKIALAKTLGQQAHEEVKMESLILEVKQSHIQAIEETSKLLAANENVVRSCAEKIATCRRLYLLGVGASGVTALDALYKFMRIGVDVRYTNDPHMLAMLLADCNEKDCVLAFSQSGSTALVVDLAALAKKNGACVVAVTGYSKSPLTKFSDFVLLTSIRESPFQSGAIRSKIAQLHVLEVLFEYTKSLLGLKANEAIKKTASAVEKWIY, from the coding sequence GTGATTGAAAATGTTGAAGCGCTCATAAGAGCCAATCATCACCGCTTCACCAAGAAAGAAACGGCACTTGCCAGGTACATTTTAGAGAACCCCGAAAAGGTTGTCTACATGACGATCACCGAGCTGACAGATGAGTTGAAATTGGGTCAGGGTACAATCATTAGGTTCTGCCAGAAGATAGGTTTTCCCGGTTTTCATGCGTTCAAGATTGCTTTGGCCAAGACCTTGGGCCAACAGGCTCATGAAGAAGTGAAGATGGAGAGCCTGATTCTCGAAGTAAAGCAGAGTCACATTCAAGCGATAGAGGAAACCTCGAAGCTCTTGGCTGCGAATGAAAACGTCGTGCGTTCCTGCGCGGAGAAAATAGCCACGTGCAGGAGATTGTATCTGCTCGGTGTTGGAGCATCGGGTGTGACGGCTCTGGACGCACTCTACAAGTTCATGCGAATTGGTGTTGATGTGAGATATACAAACGATCCTCACATGCTGGCAATGCTCTTGGCTGATTGCAACGAAAAAGACTGTGTACTCGCTTTCTCTCAAAGTGGTTCAACTGCCCTGGTTGTGGACCTGGCGGCTCTGGCGAAAAAAAACGGCGCCTGCGTTGTAGCGGTGACTGGTTACAGTAAGTCACCCTTGACGAAGTTTTCTGATTTCGTTTTACTGACCTCCATAAGAGAAAGTCCCTTCCAGAGTGGAGCGATACGGTCCAAAATAGCTCAGCTACACGTGCTTGAGGTGCTCTTTGAATACACGAAATCACTGCTCGGTTTAAAGGCGAACGAGGCAATAAAGAAAACCGCAAGCGCGGTGGAGAAATGGATATATTGA
- a CDS encoding carbohydrate ABC transporter permease, translated as MTHRRVVDWVILIIILLIFNLPFVNVVMTSLKSNAVISKSPPPILFKPTIVHYRDIFTSPTFLFSKFLLNSLIIALVSATLTILICLPAAYSIVKIGIGSKVLFSFVTNLRAIPLIVFASSVYVLFKRLNLVDTRTGIIIIHMLVNVPIALSLLSSFMQDVPKEIEESARLDGASELQVLFRIVTPMISSSVAAVFILSFIYSWNEFLFALILSIKKATTLTVGASLFVTAWGVQWGRIAAATTLAVIPPFVFAFYVQKYLVEAFSGGLKE; from the coding sequence ATGACACACAGAAGAGTCGTGGACTGGGTAATTCTGATTATCATCCTGCTAATCTTCAATCTTCCTTTTGTAAATGTCGTTATGACATCACTCAAATCTAACGCGGTGATTTCTAAATCGCCACCTCCTATCCTTTTTAAGCCCACTATCGTTCATTACCGAGACATATTCACGAGTCCGACATTCTTGTTCTCAAAGTTCCTACTGAACAGTTTGATCATTGCTTTAGTTTCTGCAACATTAACAATCCTCATATGTCTGCCAGCAGCGTACTCGATCGTAAAAATCGGCATAGGTTCGAAAGTTCTGTTTTCATTCGTGACCAACCTTCGAGCCATCCCCTTGATAGTATTCGCATCCTCTGTCTACGTTCTTTTTAAACGGTTGAACCTTGTAGACACTAGAACGGGGATCATTATAATCCACATGCTGGTCAACGTTCCAATAGCACTAAGCCTTCTCAGCAGTTTCATGCAGGATGTACCAAAGGAAATAGAGGAATCAGCACGCTTAGATGGGGCGAGTGAACTACAGGTATTGTTTAGAATAGTCACACCTATGATATCTTCATCTGTTGCGGCCGTTTTTATACTGAGCTTCATATATTCTTGGAACGAATTTCTCTTCGCGTTGATCCTGAGTATAAAGAAGGCTACTACCCTCACCGTGGGAGCGAGTTTGTTCGTAACAGCTTGGGGTGTGCAGTGGGGAAGGATAGCTGCAGCAACAACATTGGCAGTAATACCACCCTTCGTTTTTGCTTTTTATGTCCAAAAATACTTGGTGGAAGCGTTCAGTGGGGGTCTGAAAGAATGA
- a CDS encoding N-acetylmannosamine-6-phosphate 2-epimerase: MRQLKRGIIISCQLEPGDPIEDVSFIVNMAKAAEWAGAVAIRTNGPEHVKAVKDSVSLPVIGLVKDRNYVTFITPTFEHAKSVIDAGADFVAIDCTRRERPVSLAKFFDLMRNQFPDVAIIADIADEKDAEQVFPLKPDYFATTLCGYTDYTSDVLLPNIALVGRLAARFDIPVIAEGGYSTLEQIDLAFQLGAHAVVIGTAITRPWLVIKMFVDKAKTIIKGRDEE, from the coding sequence TTGAGACAGCTAAAGAGAGGAATAATCATAAGCTGTCAGCTGGAACCAGGTGATCCTATAGAAGATGTCTCATTCATTGTCAACATGGCCAAAGCGGCAGAATGGGCTGGGGCTGTTGCCATACGCACCAATGGGCCAGAGCACGTTAAAGCCGTGAAGGATTCCGTTTCTCTTCCGGTTATAGGTCTCGTCAAGGATAGAAACTACGTGACCTTCATTACTCCAACTTTTGAGCACGCAAAAAGTGTGATTGATGCTGGTGCCGATTTTGTAGCCATAGATTGCACAAGAAGGGAAAGGCCTGTGAGTCTGGCGAAATTTTTTGACCTCATGCGAAATCAATTTCCAGATGTTGCTATCATTGCGGATATAGCGGACGAGAAAGACGCGGAGCAGGTGTTTCCACTCAAACCAGATTATTTCGCTACGACACTCTGTGGCTACACAGACTACACATCCGATGTACTTCTACCGAACATCGCACTGGTTGGAAGGTTGGCGGCAAGGTTCGATATTCCAGTGATAGCTGAGGGAGGTTATTCCACACTCGAGCAGATAGATCTGGCGTTCCAGCTCGGTGCGCACGCTGTGGTCATAGGAACAGCCATCACCAGGCCTTGGCTTGTAATCAAGATGTTTGTGGATAAGGCGAAAACCATCATAAAGGGGAGGGATGAGGAATGA